One genomic segment of Hordeum vulgare subsp. vulgare chromosome 2H, MorexV3_pseudomolecules_assembly, whole genome shotgun sequence includes these proteins:
- the LOC123427017 gene encoding HMG1/2-like protein: MTACKQTASTGTDVTMDEADSKSSAKRDGPEERKPWTKCRKGKKVKGKLAVKSNGAEKPKTHDLSDVARGLAAMSTAEDEKLGLVTYQNHFWMKYFKDICDRPSVDAIRKKAAEIWKSFNASAKAPHVAKGRVTKIALARIDEFYKTLELAENKMMNLNM; encoded by the exons ATGACGGCTTGCAAGCAGACCGCATCCACGGGCACCGATGTAACCATGGACGAGGCCGACAGCAA ATCGTCAGCAAAGAGAGATGGACCGGAGGAGCGGAAGCCCTGGACCAAGTGCAGGAAGGGGAAGAAGGTCAAGGGCAA GTTGGCGGTGAAGAGCAATGGAGCGGAGAAGCCCAAGACCCACGACCTTTCCGATGTTGCACGCGGGTTGGCGGCGATGAGCACTGCAGAGGATGAAAAGCTCGGCCTGGTCACCTACCA GAACCACTTCTGGATGAAGTACTTCAAAGACATCTGTGACAGGCCATCCGTAGATGCT ATTAGAAAAAAAGCCGCTGAAATTTGGAAATCCTTTAACGCTTCG GCTAAGGCCCCTCATGTAGCCAAGGGCCGTGTGACCAAAATAGCCCTGGCTCGGATTGATGAGTTCTATAAG ACACTGGAGTTGGCGGAGAATAAGATGATGAATCTGAACATGTGA